One genomic region from Drosophila subpulchrella strain 33 F10 #4 breed RU33 chromosome 2R, RU_Dsub_v1.1 Primary Assembly, whole genome shotgun sequence encodes:
- the LOC119549002 gene encoding serine/threonine-protein phosphatase alpha-3 isoform, with translation MMKKILGRATKNRSPKFDEGMNLDQIIAKLKLVGELGSVVQISARDIEWVCVKAREVLLAQPTLLEISAPINLLGDIHGQYLNLLRYFDSNGYPPDSKYLFLGDYVDRGKQSIETLTLLLALKARHPSKFYLLRGNHECASLNQFYGFYDECKRRYTVKLWRTFVDCYNCMPLAAIIEDNIFCCHGGLSPSLFSMNQIRKIERPIEIPESGLVCDILWSDPDLRIMGWGPNERGVSHTFGSDVVSAFLHRFNLNLICRGHQVVEDGYEFFAKRQLITIFSAPNYCGEFDNAGAMLCIDEDLLCTFRVQRPMGAERK, from the coding sequence ATGATGAAGAAGATATTGGGCAGGGCCACCAAGAACCGGAGTCCCAAGTTCGATGAGGGAATGAATCTGGACCAGATAATCGCTAAACTGAAGCTGGTGGGGGAACTGGGATCCGTGGTTCAGATTTCCGCCCGGGATATAGAGTGGGTGTGCGTTAAGGCGAGGGAAGTGCTCCTCGCCCAACCCACTCTACTGGAAATATCTGCTCCCATAAACTTACTGGGCGATATACACGGACAGTACCTCAATCTGCTGCGGTACTTCGATTCGAATGGCTATCCGCCGGATTCGAAGTATCTGTTCCTGGGCGATTATGTGGACAGAGGCAAGCAGTCCATCGAAACGTTGACTCTGCTGTTGGCCCTCAAGGCGCGGCATCCCAGCAAGTTCTACTTACTACGAGGAAACCACGAGTGCGCCAGCCTGAACCAGTTCTACGGATTTTATGATGAGTGCAAGAGGCGCTATACGGTGAAACTGTGGCGCACCTTTGTCGACTGCTACAACTGCATGCCCCTGGCGGCGATCATTGAGGACAATATCTTCTGTTGTCATGGGGGCTTGAGTCCCAGTCTGTTCAGCATGAACCAGATAAGGAAGATCGAGAGACCCATCGAAATCCCCGAATCCGGCTTGGTGTGCGATATCCTGTGGTCCGATCCGGATCTGAGGATCATGGGCTGGGGTCCCAACGAACGGGGCGTGAGTCACACCTTCGGTTCGGATGTGGTCAGTGCCTTCCTGCACCGCTTCAACCTGAACCTCATCTGTCGGGGTCACCAGGTCGTGGAGGATGGGTACGAGTTCTTCGCCAAGCGGCAGCTGATCACCATTTTCTCCGCCCCCAACTACTGCGGGGAGTTCGATAATGCCGGGGCCATGCTGTGCATCGATGAGGATCTGCTCTGCACTTTTCGGGTTCAGAGACCCATGGGCGCAGAGCGCAAGTGA